From the genome of Tachypleus tridentatus isolate NWPU-2018 chromosome 6, ASM421037v1, whole genome shotgun sequence:
TGTATGTGAATgtgcttttgtttttgaaaattgttgTAGGCAGTTCGTGTCggcgttttatttttattgcaatggTCATCTGATGAGATCCTTTTCATTTTCTGCATAATTGTTGCACAAGGGTGTCATTTATTTTACACTGATTTCACGCTTTCAGTTCCAGTTTGCAGGCAGTATACTCCCAGATGGCTGAGCGGTGAGTTTATCATGATATATGTCATAGCCTGTTGTATACCTTTGTTCatatgaacaaagaaaaaattagaCTCTGTGCTCTACAACGATGATAAGTCTGAAGACTTGTAATACTGGCATCCTGGTATCTCTGtctgtggtgggcataacacaggtagcccattggaTAATTTACGTTTGACAATAAACAAACCTACCGTTGGCTGTCCGAGATATTTATATCTGCAGTCAAACATCACTTAAtctgtatttcttgttttgtacagttgtttttatcgattttgaaaatttcaaatttttgtttaaaattaagtacaaagctatacaatctGCACCAAAAAGCACcataaacagtaaagattcagtttaaacaacatttgtaaatctttaatatttactGCTGTAGTAAGGCTTCCCAATTCACAGGTTGAAGTGACATTATGCCATGGCATGAAGACAAGGAAAGAGCGGTGATGCCATCAAAGATGATGAGGTCATAGTTTTAAAGTTGCCACAAGAGGTCATGTCATTAGGAATGCGTTGTTAGGCGGCCATGATGGATGAATATGTCACAAAGCAGAGAACGCGTTTTAGGGCGTCATGACAGGCGGCTTAGCAATGCTCCCTCTGGTGACAACTCTTGGCATTATTGGTGGTATGGTAACGCGTCGCTGACTTGTCCTCTGGTAGCAGCTTTTGGAAATATGACTTCGTTATCTTTGATGACATTACCACTATCCCCGTCCGCCTTCATGTGTCATAGCGTGACGTCACTTCCGCCTACCAAGTGTGGAGGCTTCATTACTGACTGCTGAGGTGAAAGTCCAAAGATACAGCTTTTgagtgaattttttatttaatttcggcCACTCCAGAGGCCATCATCAGGTATATTGTCATTTGTGTGAAATCGCGTGTGAACTCtgatttacaaaatgtataaagtgatatatgtgttttaatttaaatgagACTTTAGTTCACAAATAATTaatgctttttcttttttttttctttgaatgttATCCTCATTGCATAATATCCTAATGTTAAttggatatttatttgttatgctGTGTTAGCAAATGTGTGATTGGAGTTGTTAAGGGCTTTTCTCCTGATGTTTATGATGCTCCCCATTTCGATTATGTGATTGTTATCGCATTGATACTTGTAGATGTGTCCGTTATTGAAGTTATCAGAATAAACTTTCTTCAGATGAACTTTGATTTTAGTGCTCagcttttaaattaaaagttactcTGTATTTTATACTTGTTTCCATGATGGTTTTTGTTACAAATCTGTGATATAAGACACCTATTAGTGTCTGACTCTGTGCATTTTGGTTCCTTCATGGAGTTCATGTAATTTTCCTTTTCGTTTCTGTTACTGAGTTCGTTTTAATAGTTGACTAAGGTTATGGTGACAATGTGTTTAGGAAAGCAAcgtttattaataattgtgtcaGATTTTGACTTAAGTTAGTGCTGCATGTTGCTACTACAGCATATGTTGAACGCTGTGTTGCACACGCATGATAACATGCCACTTTTATGTTGAGTTGAGTGGACAGAGTCACATTTCATTCAATTGTTATCATTACCATCTTTGTGGaaattttttgtgttaaaaactgTTGGGGTTTCTTAATATTGTTATGGTCATGTAATTCCAAACTTGTTTTTCGTTCTCTCCTTCTTTCTGAGTGAATGTGATGTTAGAACGTTGTTTACGTGTTCactctctctctggtgtttgggtatatgtttatacccaggagggtcaggtacaccagacctcttcctccttccattacattGTTGGAACTGACTGATTAATATGTAGTAATATCAACTTTAGActggcccttttcagggcaatgtccatttgacgatcaatcccactatttttagCCCTTTCATTTTTTAAAGTCTGGTACGTAGGTGGCTGTTTTaatttagcactattttattaattattattatttaaatttgattttatctaaaGATCAGATCTACAAATTTAAGGGGGAGAGGTGTTGGAAGCAATAGCACCttggatattgatgtgtaatactgtgaatttatccatgtttaacagagttcatgatgtatgttaacatttgtggTAGGTATTTTTCGATGTTTTTCATAACTATTCTAATGATTATATCTGTtagactgttttcattatttgaatttgtgtattctgtcaatatttcagagaaggtagaagtaatggcattggttagtgtgttttcaatattcataggtgttgttttgtgtgtgtcttcAGTTGTTTTAGGTAGGTCTTCATTACTTTGTTTACGTGTTgtagaaaggtttgtttgtttttttgaattttgtgcaaaactactcgagggctatatgtgctagccgtccctaatttatcaatgtaagactagagcaggGATCACCAatctacggccctcgaggtcattttgtccggcccaccagcagctagccgcttggaaataaaaagtgacatttcatcaaatgtccgactgtcataacaaaataaatcacaccaatggtcgctttaagctggcaaacacaagacgttatgatgaaaagaaacaaggctgtcacgcgcatttttaaccaataggaaaattctcctttcgtccttgctgcccgtttattcatatcgaggcacgtatctatgtaaacattaggatttcgaaaacaagtacagacttaaccctcgtcttATGGACTCGttttgtaaattcagcggcctagggttaccgcttcagcaagctcatttctcttagtagtcggtttatgcgcttttcgtaactcggttttaggtaagtgtcgtgacaaacgtacgtttcaatatattttgtttgtgcgttcttggaccagtacaatacttttctcacagcgttctgtgtttttctttattagatcctgtttttttttacccatcgttatggctgcttttaaaagatgaaaagtggactctgagtgtcgtgctttcaatgaagaatgggagaaaagtgtttctttgtggaaacaaaaaaccagaaagctacttgtgtgatatgaaccaaaagtgttgccgttttgaaagagtacaatcttcggcgtcactatgaaacaaaacatctatcaacgtatttgacattttcatgaaagttccgttctgagaaatttgaatccatgaagcGTGTTTTTCAATCTCAAAAAAATCTCTTCATGAGAAAGTTTGCTGAATATAAATCTGTCACtcaaacaagttacaaaatagtgcataggatggcagagcgaggaaaaccttttactgacagcaacttcatcaaagagtgtatgatggaagagCAAATGAGCTACGTCCtgaaaagccaatttctttgaaaatatcagcctttcagcaacttcagttgtacggagagcaaaagaacttggagagaacatcgcattacagatacgccaaaaagctagaaacttcttatggtattctctggcactggatgagtctactgatctctcgagtacgtcataACTTCTCGTGTttattcgtggagttaatttggacttacagatcacggaagagttggcatcagtttgcagcatgcacggaagaacaactggagaagacattttcatggaagtgcataaaactttgcaagattataaccttcagtggaatcagcttagaggtgtaacagttgatggaggaaaaacatggctggagtaaagacaggtctggtggggctgatcaggaaacagttggaagatttTCAATCCCCAaactctgttcatacactgcatcatacatcagcaagcactctgtggaaaagacttagatatctcttgcgtactgaaaccagtcattttttaaatgaacttaatcatcgccagttcaaggcgtttcttgaagaaattgattcggatttctgtgacttgccttatcacacggcggtgaggtggctcagctgcggaaaagtcttgtctcgtttttataagctgagaagagaaatagatatatttctaatcgagaaatatagagccgatccacttctgtcggatccaacctggttgtcaaagttgtcatttttggttgacatcacatcccacatgaatgaattgaacttgaaacatCAGGGGAAGAATatccttgtctgtgatctctataaaATCATTAAAGGTTtttggagaaagctgtcattgtttgaatcacatttggaaggaggaaatcTCTCTCATTTTCAGTATTTCAATGAGTTttatgctggaatcacagaagatgtcaacttggagtttcagaaaaagattattggtgatttaaataagcatttttagagagattttcggatctcgacagaatcgaaagtaacattctcctttttcagaatccttttgattgtgtcattgatggcgtgccagtggaacttcagctggaggtcatcgatttgcaaggaaatgacttgttgaaagcaaaacacagagaggggcaacttattgaattttatagCTGCatactgaagatgattttccaaagctgaagcatccggtatggcatcagtgttcggaacaacttatgtctgtgaacaagcattttcaaaaatgaagtatgtgaagtcggtacatcgatcaaggttgactgatgaacatttgaaagcaattctaatgattggatgcagcaattcaaaaccgaacatcgAAGATAGTTTGAAacccaaacgccaatttcataaatctcactaacattTTTGCGCCTTAgtaaaattcagatatgtactcactacgTGTGATGTGATAGTTGTTTTTGCtcatgtcaccttctttgataaccttttggtaaataaaaatattagttgtatttctgtttgttttttattttatgtttgtattgcatgctactcccatatggctaatgtggcatcctaaacttagtgttaagtcttttacagagagctttagttctagcttatgagtattgaacataatgatcatatGGCCCAAGCTTCTCATTTCCcgagtaatctggccccctgtgaaaaaagtttggtgacccctggactagagggaaggcagctaagaAAGGAATGTTGATGGTTGTTATCTTCATATCCACAAAATACATACCTACCGTATCTAACCCAGTATGTGGATGAATGTAGACGTATATTAACAGCCTGACTTTCTATTTTGGTAAACAATTAGCATAATTCAGGCAACAGAGGGCTGCCAATACTTAAACCATCTAGGCTGTGTCTTTGAATGTAGTAGATTTTCTCTCCTCTCAATGAGTGACTtctaatatgtaaatatataaaaatacagaaaaaaaatgacatATGTTGGACTTGCAAGGAAAATAAAATTCACTTAAAACgacatgtttgtaatttttatcattattattattttgccagTCTACAACACGGTTTGGTATATTACATCCAAACGTTTTTTACAGTACTAGATGAGATAATGCAAAGGTCGTATTGCTATTGAAAAGtctatttgtttattgtatattttacatagcctaaaacataattctaatgtaaatgatataattatttcttgAAGCTTGCTTTTTTACATATAGCTGATGTTCATATAAAAAGCtcaagtacagggtgaaacaggaattggtttggaatttcgcacaaagctactcgagaactatctgtgctagccgtccctaatttagtagtgtaagactagagggaaggcaactagtcatcaccatccactgccaactcctgggctactcttttaccaacgaatagtgggattgaccgtcacattatacacccccacggctgggagggcgagcatgtttagcacgacgcgggcgcgaacccgcgaccctcggattacgagtcgcacaccttacgcgcttggccatgccgggccgaaacagGAATTACCATCCAATAATAGAAGATCATTGGATGATAGTAACACGTAAATACTCAATACTTTTTACGCCATTAAACTGGAAAGGAACTaacccctatattatgtatgaagttaGGTGTAAATAAAATCGGTAAACCTGATATTATATTGTATCACACACattcgtagaataattatttaaaaaaaatgcaaaggTTCATTCAAAGCAGTATCTTATacgtatgttttatttgaaaaggctgcttCAGTACTGATAACATTTTGTGTGCTTAGTGATTATATAtagttacacagaaactataaatgttcACTATATTCTGAAGTCTCCATGACAATCTCCATCTGTAACCTAGCAGTTTACATCTTGAACTAATACGATTAATTAGTCCAGTGTATCCCAAACTCTCTCGGTTCATGGCGCCCCTAGGCAAAAAGAAAAACGTAACAGTTCCATTTATTACATAATTAGGTCCAAACAACTTGGTAGCCATTTGAAAGAACaatacacgtaaattgaaagtaaaaacaatattttatttcacttttaaataaccacaattactaatgaGATGAGTGTGTCTGTTGGTCACTGCACAGTTTCTCAAACCTTGGAATTAGATTAGACACCGCCACCCTTATTTTGTGTTGCACATTGATTTTCGCTTAGTACTTGCTTTTTACTACAGCAACCGCCGAAAACCAAGCTTCACAAAGATATGACGTcgcaaatggaattaggattcgATGAACGTTAGCACTTAGCAGCGGATATTCGTTTTTTATTAATATCCAAAACTCAGTTCgttccatgctgccaaattttgtttttaaagtcttgccACAAAACTGCTCAATAAGAAtttcttcttctgcagaggtaaattcGGATGGGGCCTTAGCCTTGAATGagtcttggatccatgcaaactttTCCATATCTTagggaaagtaattttcaaaccagtcactgagctgtgttaggtgctcctgaaaaacagattttagttcgtgggtcaaatcaacttcgttggatgtaacaaactgttgTAACAGGGGGAAACATTCTTTGCCGCCATCTTTATTCATTTTCCTTTTCCTTAGTAGTAACGTTTCTTAAGACTGCTGAAACCTTCTCTGTGAGTTTCAGAATGTGCGTGTTGCTTCCTTGCAGAAAGATTCAACGCATTCAGCTTTTCGAAGAGCCTGCACAGGcatgctaattttgacaaaaaaaatttgTATCCAAGAAGTTTTTAGCATATTCGTGTTCTTCTCCGAGATAAGAGTAGAGTTCTTGTCGTAATTCGAACACACTGGACAGTACATTCCCACGGGAGAGTCATCGCGAGatacagtagtacaacaaagatgtgtgcaCAGATTCCATATCCTCACACAGTTTTTAAACAACCACACCTTCTGTAGCCGAGTTTTTGTAAAGTTCAttactttcaacacactttccagaACTAGGTTCAGTGGGAGGACTCGGGTGCTTTAAGGCAAAGGCTTCCTTATGGATTATGCAGTGGGTTCCCAGTACATCAAGAGATTTGCTTCATACGGGTGCCTGCAATCTTTCAGGACAGCCGAACATAGAGCGACCACCATCGGTACAGATGCCAGCGCACTTAGaccagtctaagttgttttcacacacaaAAGTGTCAAGGATTtcaaacaagtcttgagcctttgtacctgcagtgatacCTTTACAAAATAGAAGATATTCCACAATTTTGTTACCGTTTACGAACcgtgtgtag
Proteins encoded in this window:
- the LOC143251599 gene encoding protein FAM200C-like, whose amino-acid sequence is MVNIVIGESATKLLSKEPLSNNTKSRQIQHMAEDLNNQLIEKMKVKEFGLQLDEATDSKDAHLICYTRFVNGNKIVEYLLFCKGITAGTKAQDLFEILDTFVCENNLDWSKCAGICTDGGRSMFGCPERLQAPV